Proteins encoded by one window of Seriola aureovittata isolate HTS-2021-v1 ecotype China chromosome 4, ASM2101889v1, whole genome shotgun sequence:
- the si:ch211-137a8.2 gene encoding nesprin-2: MSACHRDIIPTSEGSDVLLGEEMRNMELFLNLSESPFLLTSSPLELSGGDTQRVDGSWSQHGDLQECGQLEKRWVLWHKFMEEHAHLDMWLQLAEQAVSSHNSAHVTYITAKEELRKFERLRCEAASRLVQLDGLTQRNRALTPLFLGAIQAKLLSTARECGRRWDDVNAKLESITVRLKLFVSEWEGFEAEREELSLWLADLDVRLTEVDYLTGNTCEKLRCLQSFQQCVCVNSGRVNTLLQRGEALIQHSEPTDAQHIESRLLELLRHCSHVYNNIARTHTRLLSMRLVFEDDWILSQATDSGCPSETLLEEEGALDKPNLDLPAVSNHPKDLPSPTHHPPPPSPASPTHEHLGLEWDPSVDIGHSVSCDDGDSSYFSVSTGLCHRDGLKRWSYLSSLSSLSDITNQEADLRLAWLDHTYSGAAQKAKPQLNGDQWASSTPDRQAGEPISFDGGRVRAWLGVQRSAPPERRTSCSKAVQTDGEAEEEMSCCEEAERLLSEQSVTSSDGAASSSSLHLYLLLAAALTLLACLIWVVLESPCQSSNRMPRNFHLALRYVNGPPPT; encoded by the exons ATGTCAGCATGCCATCGTGACATCATCCCCACCTCTGAGGGAAGTGATGTTTTGCttggagaggaaatgaggaacaTGGAGCTGTTTCTGAATCTGTCAGAGTCTCCATTCCTTCTCACCTCGTCTCCTCTAGAGCTGAGTGGGGGGGACACGCAGCGAGTGGATGGCAGCTGGAGTCAACACGGAGACCTGCAGGAATGTGGACA GTTGGAGAAGAGGTGGGTCCTATGGCACAAATTTATGGAGGAACACGCCCACCTGGATATGTGGCTGCAATTGGCTGAACAGGCTGTCAGTTCCCATAACTCAGCCCACGTTACCTACATCACCGCCAAGGAAGAGCTGAGGAAGTTTGAG cgGCTTCGGTGTGAGGCAGCATCTCGGCTCGTGCAGTTGGACGGTCTGACCCAGAGGAATCGAGCACTGACTCCGCTGTTTCTGGGCGCCATTCAGGCTAAGCTGCTGTCTACCGCGAGGGAATGTGGGCGACGATGGGATGACGTGAATGCCAAACTGGAATCCATCACAGTGCGACTGAAG ctctttgTCTCAGAGTGGGAGGGGTttgaggcagagagggaggagctcTCTCTCTGGTTGGCCGACCTGGACGTCCGTCTGACTGAGGTGGATTACCTGACTGGAAACACCTGTGAAAAGCTGAGATGCCTGCAG tccttccagcagtgtgtgtgtgtgaactccGGCCGTGTGAACACCCTCCTGCAGCGTGGCGAGGCGTTGATCCAACACAGCGAGCCGACTGATGCTCAGCACATAGAGAGCCgactgctggagctgctgcgcCACTGCAGCCACGTCTACAACAACAtcgcacggacacacacacggctaCTCAGCATGAGACtg gtgTTCGAGGATGACTGGATTCTGTCTCAGGCTACAGACTCTGGCTGCCCCTCAGAGACTTTGTTAGAGGAAGAGGGAGCGCTTGATAAACCTAACCTGGACCTCCCTGCAGTTTCAAACCATCCCAAAG ACCTCCCCTCACCCACtcaccaccctcctcctccctctccggCCTCTCCTACCCATGAGCACCTGGGGTTAGAGTGGGACCCCTCAGTTGATATTGGACATTCAGTCTCCTGTGATGATGGCGACTCATCGTATTTCAGTGTGAGCACAG ggCTGTGTCACCGAGATGGCCTGAAGAGGTGGAGCTACCTCAGTTCCCTCAGCTCTCTGTCTGACATCACCAACCAGGAGGCAGACTTG CGGCTGGCATGGCTCGACCACACCTACTCAGGAGCGGCCCAAAAGGCGAAGCCACAGTTGAATGGGGACCAGTGGGCGTCCTCGACTCCTGACAGACAGGCCGGTGAGCCAATAAGCTTCGATGGTGGCCGAGTGAGGGCGTGGCTGGGAGTCCAGAGGTCTGCCCCTCCAGAGCGGAGGACTTCCTGTTCCAAAGCTGTGCAGACTGATGGAGAG GCTGAAGAAGAGATGTCCTGTTGTGAAGAAGCCGAGCGTCTCCTCTCCGAACAAAg tGTGACCTCCAGCGACGgggccgcctcctcctcctccctgcatcTCTACCTCCTcctggctgcagctctgacccTGCTGGCCTGTCTGATCTGGGTCGTCCTGGAATCGCCGTGCCAATCCAGCAACAGGATGCCACGTAACT